Part of the Xiphophorus maculatus strain JP 163 A chromosome 3, X_maculatus-5.0-male, whole genome shotgun sequence genome, AGAGGGTGATGATTATGTTAATAGTTGTGAGTGTGGAAAATAGTCAAATGAAGTTCTTTAGAAGATCAGAGGATGAGTAGTTTGTTCCTGTGTCACGTTCTCAATATATTCTGACTCTTTTTGCCCCAAACCAGCCTTATCTGCTACAGTGAGCTCCGTTTTAACCATATGGAGAGTAGATGGTTAAAACCAGGAGAAATGCAGTCCTGGCTGTGGCTTTAATAACTGATGTGAATAAGTGACAGCATTTTGCATATGTAGATGATGCTAAGTGATGTTCCACTGAGTTTACTGGCAGAGGAGGCTGATattatttctgctctgctgagagaatgaaccttttttttttgtcagcactttgctttgctttgctttcctTTGCTTGGCGGTGAAGATTATTGCAACATAAGCAAATTATCTTCTTGCTATTTACTGAGATATAATCCTGCATAATGTTTTATCAATCTCACAAAAggggattttcttttattcttttttttctttttcttatgtACTTTACATGCAAACAGGGGTTGCACttattaaaaagaataaaagataaaaagtcaGCGCTGAGGTAAACGTGCGCACATCCTGCACACTTACAGTAAAAAGGCCAGCCTTCTCTGCACAGGCTACAGAGCGCAAGATGTGAATGGAAATGTATAATGTTCGATAATGTTTTGTTCAAGCTTATTTCCATACACTGGCAGATGTGTTAGCAAAAATGAAATACTGACAAAGATCAACTTTGCTGCgcttgtttttttgaaaatgacaaaatattccATTTGTCTCTCTGCAGTAGTAAGACTGAAAGTGCCTACATCTGTCagcttgtctgtgtgtgtgtgtgtgtacacagaGCCTTGAAGAGAAACAGTGTGAATGAAGGCAGGAAACCCAAATAAACCTTAACACAGCGATAGTGTGATAGATAGgtagataaaatattattaagaAGAACACAAGAGATTAAGCTCTAAACTACAGTGTTTTAATCCATGGATTTACTTTAAAAGTCCAGAAAAACTAATTGTAATTCAACTTTAGAAATTACTTTAACCTTTTTATCTACAGaagcattatttaaaaaatgttgaggaGCTTAGCATTAAAACTTTGTTATAGGTCCAACAAGCCTGATGTTTGTAGAAAACAACATTATCTACAGCagcttgtaaaaatattttacccctttaaattttcacattttgtcaggtaAGACAATCCAAAATAATAGCTTTTCTTGTAATACACCAGCACAGAACTGTGCATATTTTGAAGTTAAAGGATGAGAATGcacattattttacaaataaagttagAAAAGTGCGAGCTGCATTTATGTTTAGCCCACTGAATTTTTACCCagtcttttttgcaaaatagctcaaagtACGCAGACAGTATGTTACAGGTTTTGCCACAAACTAtcatttggatttaggtctggactttgactgccCCACTCCAACAAGTagatatgctttgatctaaaccactAAGATGTTTTAGGTTTCTTTCAGCTCCTAACAAGGTTTTCTTCCTGCATTGCCCAGTTTTTAGCTCCGTACATTTGCTCATGGATGCCGGccatcttttattttcctgctcAAAAGCACACAGAGCGTAATGCAAAGACTGTAGAGCCATTTGCTAGTTAACAGTTTCAGAAAATGCAAACCAGTGCACTCTCACACTGAAAAAGCCTGACTTTAACCAAAAAAAGGTGTATCCCTGACACTGTGAGACAAACATGCATCTCATTTGGGACTCCAAACTTCCTCTATAAGATATATCCAGTATTTTCTCTTTAGAGCAAAAGAAGCCCTATGAGTAGAAGAAAATATGTCTGTCAAAGCTTAAGACTTTGACAAGTACATGTGGCAGCAGTGATGGACTTTCATACCATTTGGAAAATGCAAGATTTTTTGGAaattataaactaaataaatggaTTCAAATCAAATTCACATCATTCAAACACAAGCAAAGTTCACATTAGCTGCAAAAATATCTCTGTTAATGATCACAGACTGTTAAAAACCCACAGGAAGCAAAGCGTGGTACCATGGTGCTCACTGCAAACATGAATGAATCCACTCACAcgttggaataaaaataaaaaatctgaaaaaatgtattactGGTCAAAACTCCTGCAAATCCAGCTTTATAGGGCAGAGAAAATAATTCTTGACCAAAAAAACTACCTTTGCATCTGctgaaaacatttccacttgcaatttaactttttgatgTGAAGATCTGATAAACACCGAACAGAAATTTGCGTGTAAAGCTCTTCTGCATTCTGCCAGTGAAGTTAGGAGAGTATTCAGACTCTGGACCCTCGTTGCACCCAGAGAAAGATTGTTGCACTGCATTCATTCCCCAAAAGAGACGTGGCAAGATGAAAAAGTAAGTGCTTAAAGtgtagcatttttgtttttaaaataattttatcaacAAACAAGCAACAGCAAAAAACTACTTTCAGACTGGGACGTTTGGTTTGCTAatacacactcacactcacacatcTTGCACACCTGCATCACTTGTAACAGGATTAATAGGTATTAATCCTACAGAGACCTGCAGAAATAGAGGATGATTTATACATGCAGAGTGCTGCCTACTATAGTACCTTGCAAAAGGATTTGATTATTTCCCCATTTTGTCATGCTATAGCGATAAACTTGTAAAACTGCACTTGTATTCGGTACACCACCGCCCCCACTGCCTTGTTGAACCACTGTTTGTTACAGTTGCAGCAAATCTTTGgggtatgtctctaccagcctTGCAAGTCTTGAAATCTTTGCCCtctcttttttgaaaaatagctcaagcttaATCACATTGGACAGCTAATGTGCCccctgcatgatgctgccataaCCGTGTTTTACAAGGGTATGCTTGGTCCAGGGAGATGTGCAGTGCTAGTTTTCCTCCACTATGTGGCGTTTTGTCCATGAGACAAAAGGattaattttggtctcatctgaccagagcaccttcttttgattataaataacatttttgctaCTTTTCCATAAGTATTAGAACTGCTGAGTGCATGACTAATCATTGTCCTACAGCTCTCTGCCAAAAATTTATATCTAAGAATAGAAATTTATATGTCTCAATATAGAGAGTTAGATATAAATCTATATGTACATAGACTTAGATATATCCAAATTCAGAATCTTTCTGGTCAACAtcaatttccagttttctttcatatctgaccaagtgatttttattttattttctgaggtCTTTAACTCAGAAAAGGCATAAAATGTGCCTTAATAGACATTGGTTAGAAACTATAGAACTATAGAAAACGAACCAATTAGAAGATTGTAATTTGACATTTGTTGGGTGGGTGTTTCCAAGACGTTGTATCTGTGAGGAAATTCTCAAGAAATGTACAAACCTCCATGATAAATTCAGCCTTAAATTTTAATactaacaaacaaaaaccctcAAGAGACAGAGGTGTGACTAAGatctttattcttgttttctgttttgttttctttctttttattttctttcattcttctttttaaaggtGACGATGAAAAGATGAATAATTTGAATTTTCAGTGAATTTATTACTTCAACCCTTTTGAAATTAGACCATTTATCATAAAAGGAACTCATAGCACTGTATTAGACTGTAATTTCAGAGGCTTCCTAGAACTGTGACCAACACTCTAAgagacttcctgttttctggGCTGGGGTTTCCCATGTGGCCTTTTGCACACTGACCAGGTTCCTTCACcttgaaattttaattattccATTTCTTTATCAGCCTGAGTTAGCCGAGCTCTGTACGTCTGTATGACTCTGTACGAgtagaaaaaagaacaactcGAGAGTCCAAGCCACATGCAACCCTGTACAGAATGAAGTATATTGAAAATAGTCTCATtggattacaaaaataaacattacaatttaaaatgtaaacaaaagagCCATAAATCCTACAGATCTGTTTGGTTTAACCTGCCTCTAATCAAATACATTCAGCAGCCAGTTTAGTTCATCACATTAGTCAATTTTTTTCTGGTATACCTCCTAAATAATAGgtgttaatttattaatattccaTGTAAATGGAAAGAGGCCTTCACCTAATGTagtcaaaattttaaaagaactgTAAACCATTTACACATAAAAGAAACAGCATCCTTGATGTTGAATTATAAACATCATGGTTGTAATTTGAGCCAAGATGTTTTTGCTATTATATGATTTTATGCAAACACAAGCAGGAAGCCCTAAATATGATGcaaatctattttaaatgtCAGCTTTTGATATGTTTAGCCTAAAGAAATACTAATAATAAGAAAGTCACAAATTTTACCACAAAAGAGAATGTCTAAAATAtatgataaaacagaaacatgcatTCAGAGAGTGGTATGTGCTTTGCTGTTTTACAAAGAAGGAAATGAgcaaaagtttcagttttaagaTGTGAAAAACTGCTAGagacaccccccccccccccccccccaagacctgcagctgcagctgaagttCTCAAGCAGCCGACATTTTGATTATGATCTCTAACGAGTCTCTTCAAGAAAACTGATTGTTTCTGTTCTTAATTTGGTGATTTATCTTGGAAATCCTATGTTGCTGTGCTTAGTTGGATATGTTTTAGTGCGACAAAGGTGGGTAGAGTAGCcagaaattttattcaattaagagtagcactacttcagtATATtgttattcaagtaaaaaattacttaagtaaGAGTAAGGAGTATTTGAAGGCGATGCAAGTTCTGAGTAACTGATCTGaacattaatcatttaaaatttaaatatcacaTCATCAAATGTACCaaaatataaggttatgtggaaattttgacacaaaatgaaaataatttattttgaaaaattgcaAAGCAAATCagggaaataatttttttttacaaatatatttctttcaatataaaatttatgaacattttttacaaaaactgcaggtctgtgtggtgaatttgtgtttgaaacaaactagttcttcattcagtgaaattTCTCACAGAGTcttcagacattttactcaactaAGAGTAGCGATACtccataataaaattactcaagtaaaaataataagtacGGCTTAATAAAACTACttctaaaagttgttttttttccaagaagtTACTCTAGCAAATGAGCAAATGCAACTACTTGCTACCAAACtatgtaattaaaatgtaaaaaatgaattagCAGGATTCTTAGTCTGATATTTATTCAACTAACAAATGTGAACAAGAAAAACCCAACAGAGTAAtggaaaattgtaaaacaaattgcaaaatttcaaaagtaaattgAAACAGCTAGTTCTGTTGTGAATTTAGATCAGTagtgacatcacaagaggcacaAGAAATAAGCTGGCATTAGTAAACTTTACAGTGGACAAAAGTCCAGTGGACAATGGACTTTTTGGTAAAATGACAGATCTGTAAGAAGTTGCTACATGGAAGCAAGTAGTAATTAATTCCTGGTCAACTGGAAGAAATATTCACAGCTGAGATAGTAAAACAGATCAAATGGGTAATTTGGCAAGTCACAGTCATCATAATTCTTAACCAAATTTTAGGTTTGATATTTAGAGTTTGGCCACTATTTTGGTAAAGCAAATTAATTGTCAATTACTTTCTACAATTAcagtatttaaataatattgcaATCTGTCTTGCTCacatgtaaatagaaaaaataggaaaatatgATGAACTTGAGAGAAGAAAAGTTTGCAGTGAAAGAGGGGAACACTAAGCGTCaaccaaatgaaaacacaagacCCTTTATTTATCTGAATAACGTAGAACACAAACCCACAGGTGGAAATTTCAGTATCCTTTCTTTCGCTGTCTGACAAAGAGTGGGCTGATGTGGTTTGATCTTCAGACCATATGTTTacattgtgttttaatgtgGGTGGTTCAGATGAGTAGACCATGTAGAATATCTTAGTGAGGCATTGTGTTTGAAACACTTGTTCCATTtggctccttttttttctttttaacctgcTCATGTGAAAGCTTCTGCAGACCCCTAATGATAAATTGATTATCATGAGTACTTATGTCACAACTTGTCCTTAATGCACAACATACAAATAGAATTTAATCATTTACTAAattggagtttgttttaatttgtcagatttctttctttgatGCTTTACTTAATTAATTATGTTAATGTTgagaaaatcattaaaactaacattttgccataaaaaaaacccacaaaatatATCTGGATTaaacttgcatttttattcaccTTGTTTGAACCAGGCAGGCAGCTTACTGACCTTGTTTTGGTTATCAAGTCTGTCACTCATTTCAAATAGCTCCCTCTACTGGCAgcaaaccaatttttttttaaatgcgcaaggattttttttctcttgcgcCGCTTAAACAATAGTACGGTAGAGCTGCGCTGCATTGTGGGACATAAAATAAAGATGGCAGCGGGCTTAGAGAGCATGTCGAAGCGACGataacatatatttttgtcattatatCTTCGACAATAAGTATTTCCTGCTGTTGCAAAGTGAGAATCATCTGATGCAGGTTTGCTACTGAGCACGGAAACAGGTACAAGTCTCAACGTCGACCTTTACGCAACGTGTTAGccgaagctaatgctaaagctaagGGTCAACGTAGATACAAACAAAGAGGCTAAGAAAGCTCAGTCTGAGGACAGACCGTCACTAGGTTTGCACTCTGTACGAGTTTTAATCTAACCGTGTGATTTATCTTTGTCAGAAGACTGAAGATGTTTGCTCTCGGAGGTTTGTTGAGAGTTGGATCGACCTTCTTTCAGTCTGCGGGATCTCTGCTGCTCCCAGTCAGGACCATTTCTACAGGTCAGGACGGCTCCAGTAAACCCACCGTATCCATTACCAGTTTGATTTTAGAGCCCGTACCGCTGCCTACAAATGTATTAAATGCATTCAGTCATAAACTAAATCTTAAGATTAGAATTTGAAGATATAATCATCACCAATCATTAGTTTTTTCAGTCGCACTATCTTGTGTTTTAGAATCCTTTCTTGCATCAAATTGTGTCATCCTGTCCTGCATACTGATTGTTTTAAGAGATTTAATTGAAATTGGTATCTTCTAAGAGTCTCCCTTTATGCACCAGGACAGTAGTCGCCATTTTTTGAAGCGCTCCACCAGAGCAGAGCTTAGtaaaaatggcaacaagatgAAGGGGTGGAACAATGGAGTGACTTTTATCtaagttaaatattaaagcagACAAAAGTTCTGCATAAACCACAAATTAGGACAGTAGAAAATCGGTGCAGAGGTATTATTTCTCAGATAAATGCTCCTTCTGATTgataatcaattaatttcatAGCTTGATAGAGCAACAACACATAAGGGGTAACTATGCTGTCAGATGATAATGCATGACCGAAAAACTCATTGTTTACCAATGTCATGTTTATATATCAGGCCAGATCAGGTATTAGAACCCATAAATAGGAAACTGTAACTTTTGgttctttttataaatttgacatatttgtttatacaaaaacattcaaaattcttgactgttttgtttctcatatATAAAAccgtataaaatataaaatctaccataaatttagcaaaactgaGCCTGAAGTGATGCcaagaaataataaatctgtgtgtttgcatttcatattaatattattaacatttaatattaatatatattcaGTTAGCTGTTGGGAGTTTTGCTTATTAGCATTTCTGGTGTTACAACTATCACATTCTGTTTACCAATCTCACAATCCTTCACATTTTCTCCAATCATTTTGACGCTATTTggtttcttaaaataatattgcatcctcaaaaacattaaacatgtttatttaacaaactTTATAAACTTTCATTATTTATGCTTGTCTAATTAACCTCGAAGACATTAGGGGTATAAATGCAATATAAAGCTGTTATTCTATCAGCTTTTGCTGCTGTAAACGTAATCCTTGTGGGAAACTCGGTGCTGAATGCAGTAATCTGTTCTTCAGGGACTTGCTGCCAGATCAGGATGCATCCCATCCCTCAGCCTAAACAAGTGGACAGGTGGAACGAGAAGAGGAGCATGTTTGGAGTTTATGACAACATCGGCATCTTAGGTAAGGGATTAGaataatatctatatatatgtgtgtatgtaaaactttatttgaagggatgtgcataagactgacatgacactgtaaTAAACATGACCTAACATCtgacatgaacatgaaggagtcttcatgaatgtctgactgttgtcatgagGTGTTATTCGGTAAATaaagacacttttaatacaaagttgatactttaaattgactttttatgcaagttttaatgtaatcttacatttaaagtgtcattatttaccaaatattgcaaagttgacactttaaatggacttttaattcaagttttcaataaaagtaaacaatgtttttaccgaAAGACACTTTATGAcgacagtcataaacattcatgaagtcTTCTCCATGTTCATGACAGTGTTATATCAGTCTAGTGCACACCCCTTTAAACAAAGTGTCAGCCAAACATCACTGttagagaaaatgaaaacagacagaTGTAAAATAAGCAATTTTCTGGTGGTGTAAGCAgtatatctatagatatatatatatatcttgatatatatatatatatctatatatgatagaatttgtttttcaatgtaATTCCTCTGTCTTATATATAATTAGTGCAGTAATCtcgttttactttttttggCTAGGGGACTTCAAAGCCCATCCTAAAGACCTCATTACGGCCCCCTGCTGGCTGAAAGGTTTCAGAGGTAATGAGCTGCAGCGCTTGAGTAGGAAAAAGAAGATGGTGGGAGACAGGATGACGACTCTGGACAAACACAACTTGGAGAAGAGGATCAGATTCCTCTACAGACGCTTCAACCGCACCGGAAAGCATCGCTAACGCTGCAACAAGCCTCACTCAACAAGGACTGTCAGTGAATTCATCATATCACTGTGTTATGCTGATctaattagaaaataacttgCAGCCATTGTGTACGTTTAGTTTTTGGACCTAATGAAGATTGTTCAAAAGCCTGGAAGTACACCGAAAGTACATCATAACATGATcattaaaatgggtttttacacttgcattcattttaaacctgatttattttttcctgcttaGGCCGGTGGGATTAGACCAAAGGCTCAGTGGTCCAGATGGACATACACCATCAGACAAAAAGACACATGTGCCTGTCATTCTGAAACTATATATTCCCTCTTAAATCGCTTATTAAGGTTTTAAATAATTAGgtcagttttaaagaaaatgaattgcAATTAAAGGTAAAACTGTGTGTAcctacattaaaaataacaccGGGTTTATATTCCTctaactgtttctgtttctatttgtgACTTCAGTGATAATACTGACCATTCTGCTCCAAAtcaaagcatgaaaaaaaatggcTGCATTTTTTCTGACTCTATAGAAAGTGATAAAATTAGGCTGCTCAAAGACTGACGGTGTCAGCATTTTTCTTAAACAGACACAGTAATTGTATAGAATATTAAATACTTGAACTAATGGGGCCACTGCATAATTCCTGTTGGCCTGAAGTCAAGATCCTGTAACTTTACAGGTGATTTGGAGCCATTCACTTGTTGAAACTATTTGTTATGAGGAAACTTGTTCTCTTCAAGTGTCTGGATGTTCTCACTGATCTTTAATCTGTCATATTGGTAGATTGACTCAATAATCTGAGAAACATCCCCATAGCGTGATGCATCAGCAGCCATGCTTCACAGTGTAATCTTTGGTTACATGTTGTCTCTAGAGAAAAGgacagagaaaataataatttatcatttgtcGATCCATGTTTGATGATGTTGACCTTTTTTGATCAGCCTGGAAACATGACCTGTTTCTAAAAGATGTTCTCGCTACATTTCCTGGCATTTAGCTAATAGAAATagttttggtaattctaactaagTCAAagcaagaaaagtttggtctgatttaaattcagactgtcaggaaaaaaatgtatttgtctaaatatttggttttacGTGTACATCGCACATCAG contains:
- the mrpl51 gene encoding 39S ribosomal protein L51, mitochondrial — protein: MFALGGLLRVGSTFFQSAGSLLLPVRTISTGTCCQIRMHPIPQPKQVDRWNEKRSMFGVYDNIGILGDFKAHPKDLITAPCWLKGFRGNELQRLSRKKKMVGDRMTTLDKHNLEKRIRFLYRRFNRTGKHR